The Panicum hallii strain FIL2 chromosome 5, PHallii_v3.1, whole genome shotgun sequence genome contains the following window.
ACAGAGATGTAAGTAGGGAAACAAAACCTTATCTGCTGCCCATGGCATTATTAACCAATCTGTATCAGATTTTATGCCTGCGTACAATAAAACAGGCATTCGTACCGAGTATCCCATGGGATTTCCAGTTATAAGTCATTTTCATTTTTAGTAATCATGCAGTCGTGCTTCGTTTCATACCAAGTTTATTGTTTTCGTGTATTGATAAATCGGTTATTTTATTCACTGCTAGCAAGTTCAACTAACTTAAATTGGGTCCATTTATTGCTGATTTTATCTCCGCAGTTCTAGTCCCAAATGAAAATCGCACACTTTGCCTGTTATTTTCCCTTGAATTAAAATTCTTTGTAACACTACTTCATGTTGATCAATGAGACACGGCATCTGTACTGGTACGAACCATGATTTGGACGTTGATGCGACTTCCATCTTGTGCAGGCATACAGTTGCTTTAGAGAGGCTGTAAGCATATCACCTAGTTGTGCAACTGCTTGGTATAATATTGCTGGACTTTTCATGCAATGGGGAGATTTCAATAAGTCAGTTCTCTACTATAAGGTGTGTAATTTGCACTGACTTGGCATTGCTTCTTGTTTATATCTTCTCCTTAAGAACTAAATATCACTGTTTTATTGTGATTCATGAGTGGATCATAAGTTCACCAAGGTACAACAAATAATTTAATTATTCTGGAGTTTATAAGCATGTGGGTTCTTGTGTTAGATATTTCAGTTTTTTTCCTAATTCTCTTGTGGTGTAACTGCCACCTTTCGTTTCTTTGGGAAATGACCAGTGTAACCGCATTATGACTCTCTTAAGTTTGACTACATTATCAGGAAGCAATCAAATTCAAGCCGGCATTTTATGATGCCCATATGAACTTGGGCAGTCTTTACAAGGTACCATTCCATTTATATTAAATGGTGGTTTCATGTGGAAACATCTTTCTGACATCTCTGAGGGAAACATTGCTTTTTAGGCTGTTGGAATGTGTCAAGATGCAATTGTATGCTATCAAAATGCAGCACAGGCATGCCCACAAAATGCAATAGCTTATGGTGAGTATATTTACCTCTGGTTGATATTAACTAAGAAGAAACAAGTTAACCATAGGTTCCCAACTGTAACCTGACTTCTGAGATATCCATAATTACTTTATATGGCGCAACGAGTTATTTTTACCTAACAGTGGGATATTATTATTTGGATGAACGCAAGGATTATTTCTTAGGATGTCGCAGTTATCAGTTAGAGATATTGTTTACTGCACTGAAAGACACACATGTAAAACTCATTATATTATTGGTCATTAACTCGTGGCTCTGTGATGAGCTTGTGGGTTCATCATGATGATGTTCTCTGTTTGCAGGTAACCTTGGTGATGCCTACTATGAACAAGGCCAACTGGGCTTAGCTATTTTAAGTTATAGACATGCCACTACCTGCAACCCGTCATATGTTGAAGCTTATAATAATCTGGTTTGTTACTCTTTGGCATTCATCTATGCTGGTAGACCTTCACTTCTTTTGATCACAAAGCATGACACTTAGTATGTATTATATTCAACCTGGTAGGGAAATGCTTTAAAAGGATCTGGAAGATGTGACGAGGCAATCGGTTGCTACCAGGTTGCCAACAGCTTCCTTAATTTTTCTTTATGTTCTCATCTATTTCAATTCTATGATGCAAATTTGGCCTGTTGTGCACTTTGCTGTTTGCAGTCATGCCTTGCTCTTCAACCTAATCACCCTCGAGCTCTGACAAACCTTGGGAACGTTTATATGGAGAGGTGAGTTTATTAGGATGTGGATCATTTATTTCTATTGTACGAGAGTTATATTTTGGAAATACTTGCAGGAGCATGCTGGACATAGCGGCTTCACATTTCATGGCAGCTCTTACAGTTACTACTGGATTGTCTGCACCTTACAACAATTTAGCGACGATTTACAAACAACAAGTACTTGTGTTATCGAACTGCTTCATTCTGCCAACTAACTATTTTGGACGCATACTTTTGTTTAATTTACAATTTATAATTCTTCATCATTATCTTTGTGTGTACATAATAGATTCTACCTAGAATATGATAATATTTTTCCTCATTGTTGAAATAGGGAAACTATGCTAATGCCATAGCATGTTATAACGAAGCACTCCGTGTTGATCCTTTGGCTGCCGATGGTCTTGTGAATAGAGGGAATACATTGAAAGAAGCAGGCAGGGTCAGTGAAGCAATTCAAGACTATTTGCAGGCTGCTGCAATTAGACCAACCATGGCTGAAGCTCATGCAAATTTGGCATTTGCGTATAAAGACACGTATGTGCATTCCTGTCCCAATTACTGCAAGGGGAAATCGCACTTAAGACAACTGAGCCTTACTACATCGTGCTTATATGCTGTCATCTTATATCATCATTTGCAGGGGCCTAATGGAGTTGGCAATTATCAGTTACAAGCAGGCCTTGCAATTACGTCCAGATTTTCCAGAAGTTGCGTGTAATCTCTTGCACACTCTACAGGTGCGGTAAAATGTTTGCCACATTAATAACTCTCCTAGTCTGGCATGAGCAATCTTCAATCATATATCAATAATaaaaaggagttaaattctatGTTAGCGAAAGCTACAACTTATTTCCTTTTTACCGTCTGAACTTTTGCTGCTGTACTAACTTTACATCAGAGCGGGACACGATTTGTGAGATCAAAATGATTTCCGTAGAACTTAGGTTAGGATTCTTATTAACATGAAACCTGAGCCAGTCGAGTTTCTTTTGTTTGATTTACAATTTTTGCAGTGCGTATGTGATTGGGATGATAGAGAAGAGAAGTTCATCAAGGTAGAGGGGATTATCAGACAGCAAATAAAGGCATGAGCCTTTTACACCTTCCTTTTTTTATCTTTTTTCCCCCCTTAATAGCTGTCATTCTTATTTGGCCATCTCCAGATGTCCCTTCTCCCAAGTGTACAACCATTCCATGCTATGGCATTCCCGATCGATCCAAATCTTGCACTGGAGATCAGGTGAGACTCCTTTTCTGTACTGACCTCTGTAATCTTTGTAGAAATGAACAAATGGTAATTCAATAGCCGCATATATTAGAAGCACGACGACTTGACTTTTTTCGTTTCAGTAAAAAATATGCAGATCATTACTCTTTGGTTGCGTCACGTTTTGGGCTTCCTGCATTCTCACACCCCTCACGTGCTCCTATCAAGACTGATGACAGAACTTCTCGCCTTAGGATTGGGTACATTATCTATCACTGCTGCATATTGCTCTAACTTACAAGTTGTTGCTCCCTGACAAAATCCTGTTTCTCCATTTGGTTTTTAGATATGTGAGTAGTGACTTCGGGAATCATCCTCTGTCTCATCTCATGGGATCTGTATTTGGAATGCACAATGAAGACATTGTAGAGGTTGCTCGGTTTTTTGCTCTGCCAtgttgatatatatatatatacatatatatatatatatcataatTCCTTAAGAATTCTGTTGAAGGGGGAAATAGTTATTTATGAATAATTCTTCAGGTTTTCTGTTATGCTCTGAGCCGAGATGATGGTACGGAATGGAGGCAACGTATTAAAGGTGAAGCAGAGCACTTCATTGATGTGTCAGAGATGTCATCTGATATGATTGCTAAAGTTATCAATGAAGATAAGATACAAATTCTTATAAATCTTAATGGATATACAAAGGTAGTATTTATTTTCCGTGACAATCAGTGATCATTCCATTAATTTAATGCAATGTAAATAATGACTTTTTTCTTCAAAGTTTTATTTGTTTTTGTATTATTGATTCAATTATATCAGTCTGATCTGTTGGCTTTCTGCCCTCAAATTGGTCCAGTTTCCATTTCCATATGCTGTGTAATAAGAATCGTAACTGAACTTCACTATTTCAGTTAGCACCAAGCGTCCAAGCCTCAAGACTAATATTGGAAATGAACTTTAGTAGTTAAGTCGTAAACTTAATTATAAAGGATAGCATTGGAATTGTGAAGTATTCAGCTATGCAACTGTTAATTTTGTGCACTACTTTGTAAATGatagttttttcttttcttcgcAACTTTAAAGCTGTGTAATCTGGTTCTCCTGTGCTATATATTTTCTAGTACAGCTTTCTGTTTCTAGTGAAGTAATGACATCCATTCAAATTTTTTTCAGCGATTATTTTTACTTTTGCAATAAatttgtatgtttttcagggtGCACGCAATGAAATTTTCGCCATGCAGCCAGCGCCAATCCAGGTTTCTTACATGGGATTTCCTGCAACTACCGGTGCAAGTTATATTAATTATTTGATTACTGATGAGGTAAACATATTGAAGTTCTGTGCCCTATCTTATTTGAATGGCACGTCCTTTCTTTGCCTTCATATTAATTTAAACTTGTTGCTCTGGCAGTTTGTCTCTCCGTTAAAATATTCTCATATTTACTCAGAAAAGCTTGTCCACCTTCCTCATTGTTACTTTGTGAATGATTATAAACAGGTATGTATTGTGTCATACATATCAGGTAAAAGTTGCTTTAGTCCTCCAGCCTTTGAGAGAGCAGATTTCCTCCTTGCTTCCATTATAATATATTTATTTCCAAAATGATTCATAAGATAAAGTAACACTAGAGGAATAAACAAGGGGTTTATGCCTCATATGAAACACCTAAATGCAATAAGTTTGTGTCTCTGTATTCTGCTTTATATTCATAACGTTGATTGCTTTGTCATAGAAAAATCAAGACGTTCTTGATTCTGTTTGCCCACACAAACGAGCCGACTATGGCCTGCCAGAGGACAAATTTATTTTTGCATGCTTCAATCAGCTCTACAAGATGGATCCAGATATATTCAACACCTGGTAAATCCATTTATGTCTTACTGCTAATATGCATTGCATGGACATATTATACCAATATTAAAGAGTAATTATATTTCTCCTATAATGAAAAGGCAGAGCACCTGCTATTGTCCTCAAAAAAAGAGTAATTATAAGATAAGTCACCCAAAAGCTGATGTTTTGAATGCTGACATGGTTCACAAAGGCAACTTTAAAACGAACTAAACGAAGGAAATGTTTTTAGATTAATTTGCATATATAATCTTCACTTAATCAATATAAAATATCCAAAAATATATAGATAGTCGGGATTTAAATGTTTTGATGCAAAATACGACTTTGTTTGTTTCTTTCAACAGTTCTAGTAGTAATTACTATTCTCCCTGACATCATGCTGAAGGCTTTTTGTTAGTTTTTATATGATCAATAAGTAGTTCAGATGCGCATGATGCCCTCTGTTGCATCCTCAAAAGAAATTTGTAGTAATGTACATACCAGGCGTGTTTGTCAGAAGTATAATTGATGAATCAGGTGCAATATTCTGAAGCGTGTGCCAAACAGTGTCTTGTGGCTCTTGAGATTTCCAGCTGCTGGGGAGATGAGATTGCGTGCATGTAACATTCCACTCCTGTTCTCTCACTTGCGGATTCATCTACCTACCTTTGTTTTCTTAACTTTGCACTTTTGGCAGATGCGATTTCAAAAGGAGTAAGGGCAGACCAAATAATATCTACAGATGTTGCCACAAAAAATGAACATATAAGGCGAAGTGCCTTGGCGGATCTCTTTCTTGACACGTAACCATCCACACTTGCTTAAGATAAATATTGTTCCTCATTGTTTTGCTTTTCTTGTGAAGCTCTGACTTTACCCATTGCTGGATGAACAGCCCGTTGTGTAACGGCCACACTACTGGTACAGATGTATTATGGGCCGGCGTCCCAATGATTACCCTTCCTCTGGAGAAAATGGCAACAAGGGTTGCAGGTTCCCTCTGTCTAGCTACTGGGGTCGGGGAAGAGATGATAGTCGATAGGTCAGACTTCTAGCCATACATGTACCTTTTTCCTCACATCATTGAACTCTTTTTTTCTACAACTAACATTTGCTATTATTCAGCCTGAAAGAATACGAGGAAAGGGCCGTATTTCTAGCGACGAATCCATCGAAACTCCAAACTCTTACAAACAGGCTCAAGGCTGTTCGGATGACCTGTCCTTTGTTTGATACAGCTCGATGGGTAACATTACAGTCTTGTTTCTGCTCCATACCTTACCTTTTCAGAGTTGGCAATTTCACCTTTGTAAAAAAATTTGCAGGTAAAGAATCTGGACAGGGCATATTTGAAAATGTGGGACCTGCATTGCTCTGGTAGGCACCCTCAACATTTTAAAGTGGTAGAAGAGTAGAAGACGATACCAGTTTCCCTTTGACGGATAAATACAGTTAGCAGATGATGTAATATCATACGAGTTACGAGGTAAGTATATTAGGGGCTGTCATATACTCATACGGGAGGTGATTTCATTTGAGGCCTCCTCCACAGCTAAGAGGACCTGGACCCAGCGTAGAGGTAATAAAAAATCTTGGGGTACAACACTAACTTGATGTGTTTTATGCATAACGACTGTGTCAGCTTGTTGCACTCCTAGGGAAATCTTACTAAATTTCTATTCTGACGGTCCTGTTGGGAGCTCTCTGGTAGTGGACATTAGCCTGCTCTTAAGCAAGAGAGCAACACTTATCTGATCAATGCCTGGAGTGGAGCGAGACTTGATCAACTTACTAAATCGAACAATCTCCGAAACCTGGATCATTTTGGTGGTGGTACTTTTGGTGTGTCGATTTCACTGTTTGCTCGTACTAACTTTTGAACGAGATATGCAGATTGCTTCATGCCTGAGGTGGAGCACGATGTGATTCCTTGTCAATTAGGACTGATGATGCTGGGCCTGCGTGACGCCTGATCCAGCTATATAACGATCCCTCTTTTAGGCAGTAGGCTTCACTGTTGTTGCAGGTTATGCATCATCTCTTCTGCGAAGCTGGTCTCGCCAGTGTCATTGCCTTCTGGTCCGCATCATTAGAAAAGACAAGGTTAGGTTGAGCAGGCATGTAGCTGAGCAGAGGCACGTTGGACCGTGCAAAACTTCTGAATCTGCTTGAGCTGCTGTTCTGCGGCATGCGTTGCTGCCCACGGACAGGACTACTACGGGGGTCGGGCTTCTCTCCCAGCAAAGATCATTTAGTGGCTGCGTGCCACGGCCAGAGTAAGTCCACCGTTGCTTGCTCGACTTGCGTGAAGCAGGTATCGTATCGGACCAGCAAAAGCTCGTCAGAAGTTGGGTACCTACACGGCGAGTCGATGACTACGGCCAAGACGCAGCTGTTATGAGGTGGTTGTGGTTCTGAAGCGCGCTTATGGACTCTGTACAACGACTAACAAAGATAACCTAACAAGCTATTTTACTAGAATTTTTCGAATGGGTGGCAAGAGTTTTGCCATGGTTTTGTTAGAAGAGAATTGGCCAGTATTTTAAAGGAAAAAATTCTGGTAAAAAAACTAAATAAATAACTAAGGGGTAGGGTAACATACCCCACCAACAATGATCACAACCCAGACAGGATTGTAACACCGAGCACGACTAAAAGCAAATTCATCATAGGGAATACTTGATGAACATGACTACACGAGCCAATTTGCAAAACAGCCGAAACGTTGAAGGAAGAGCTATGCATGCTGGTTCTAATAAAATAGGGTGTCATTTTAATTTAGCTGCAGTCGTGGATGTCTTCGCCGGCCGATTTTATTATCTACTCGGCGAACAAGCTGGATAGGAACCCATGCTGCTCTCGTTTGGCTTGTTGGAGCAGCTCTCTCAGATGCGCCAGTGATGCGTGGGGTCGAGCCCATAATAGCACGGGCACGTGAAGGTTGGTGAAAGGGGCGGCGCGCATGCTGCTTCACGGGGATTCTGGCTGCTGTCCTGTCCGGCGTAGCTCGCCGACGACACATGTTGACAGAGCGTAAGATTTCCCGCTGATGATGATCTGATGGGTTTGTTTATTGCTtgcaaagatagaatttgcatGCGTGCACGGTGTTTACTGACCGACCTTTAAAATTCAAGTAAACAAAGACGAAACATAATCCCACTGAAAAAGGTGTGGAAACGTGAGAAAAGATAGTGGCATGTACGTGACGCAATCCGATCCATTCTTGCTGTGTTTTGAGCAGACAATACAAACATGCATGCATGATGGCCGCGTGATCTTTGCTTGCTGAAGAGTCATGGCTCTGGCTCTGAAGCTAGTACGAAGTGTAGGCAAATGGCCCCGGGTCATCACTGATGTGGATTGATGGGCTCCAAGCTTTCGGTTTAGTTAACTCAATCACTCGTTGACATTTAAAAAATATAGAAATAATTCTGATTAGAAGCTCTGATAAACAAGTAGCCTCCATGTAGAAGCGCAGCGTTTTATTGTTACCCTCATCTCTTTGTACAATAGCCTTCAGACAGAACATCTACCGCAGCGCAAAGTTATTGGTCTTCATCACTCTCTAGTCTCTACTACCCTTGTACAAGAACAAGACTTTATTCGCTCACCAAAGTCTGCGAGAAAGCAGACCGCCCAAAAGTCACGGACGACAggcatgctcaacgggtgccgcTGCACTTATTTCGGGGCGGCCGGCGCGAACCTGAGCAGGGTGCGCGACTCGAGCCAGGGtttgacgacgacgacggcgtcgaacacgcgctcgccgccgccgttctccgccgccgcggcgacgcGGAGGTAATACTTGAGCCCCGACACCACCTGCCGCTGCGCCGCGACCACCCTGCCGAACTCGAGCCtttcgccgccgccgacgtgcCGCCGGTTGTACTCGGCGACGGAGAACCGGCCGAGCTCCTGCACCTCCCCGTCGCGCTCCACGTCCCGCACCTCCGTCCTCGCCCCCACCTTCCTCCCGCGGTACTCGCCGCTCGGCTGCCGTATGCCGCTCTCGCCGTCGGCGCgcgcggacgccgccgccgcggccacgaGCAGGATAGCGGCGAGGAGCACGCAACAGGCCCCGAGCAGACGACGAGCCATCGCACTGTCCAAGGTCGCGTACTCCGCCGCTCTGCTTATATATCACTAGCTGTTCTGCGCGGTTGTTGAGCTGTGAGCCTGTGACAGCTTGTGGTCGAGTGATTCCTGGGCAGCGTACGGCGGCGCCATTATATATAGCCGGAGCTCGCCTGCCTGGAAGGGAAAGGCGTCGCTGGGTTTGGAAGGGTGGCATGGAGCGCGGCGCGGGTGTGGCCAAACGCGGCGCGCAGTGGGTGCATGAACTGCGCGTCCCGAGGCGGCGACGCGCGGGGAGGGGATAGCCGGATAGGGACGGGGGGAGGACACGTCGGGCGTGGTCGCGTGGGGCGTGGCGCCACGTAGACGGGCTGCGTGAGGTGGTGGGGCCGGTTCCTCGTGGGCCATGACGCCAGGCCACGAGGGGTTGTTGTGTCGCCGCATAGGGCTGCTGAGCCTGAGCTGAGCGGATATGGTAGACACTGTACCGTACACCGTACTGTGGGCTTCTGTctacccccaccccccccccccccaaaagtTTTTTTTTACATTGCTAGCCACTCCCAAGTAGTCCCAACGCATGACAGGTGTCAAACCAGCCGTCGCCATCGTTGAGTAACCAAACTTCCTTCGCCGCAGCGACTGACGGAGGAGCAGAACATGCTTACTACTGTTCGAATTTGAACAACGACCTAATTTCAGTATTGCTGCAATCTTACCGAACAAACAACACCAAATCCGGCCCGTGGGCACCCAGTTCAGACAGGCCTTCTGAACGAAAGTTGTGCCGGCCTCAGCCGCAAGAAGGCCCAGTAAACTCCCTACAGCATCTAGGCCCACGGTGGGAAGGCTGACCAGCGCCCACGGCCGGCCTGCCGCATCCGCCGCCCCGCAGCGCGCGCGACCGACGGAGTGATCCCATCCGGATATCCGATTGCTTCAACAAGCAGGTGACGGAGGAGTACGGGTGATCGACGTGAAGGGCGTGGGCGTGGCGCAGGGCGTGATCCAGCCGTACCCCTACGCCACCACCAGTCTAccacggccagcggcggcgcccTGCTCGTGCTCACGCGCTAGCTCCTTCACGGCTTCACCGGCCTCGGCAGGGTGTACACGGCCGAGTCCAAGGACGGCGCCGCCACCTGGACACACGCCGCGCCCCTCGCGCCCTCCACAACCCCAACTCGGGCATCGACGGGACCCGGACGCGCGACGGCGGTAGGCTCGTGCTCGCGTACAACGCCCGCTCGAGGGGGCAGCTCAAGCTGGCCGTCTCCGACGACGACGGGGACTCATGGAGGGAGGAGGTCGCCACGCTGCCTACAGGACGCCGCGGGCATGGAGTTCTTCTACCTAGGACCCGGCCGTCGTCATCACCagaggcgacggcgacggcctcATCCACGTCATCTACACCTACAACCGAACGCAGATCAAGGTGATCAACTGATCATCAAATTCTCCGATTCATTATTACTGCAGCTGCTCGTTGCTTAGTGCTGCTTATTTGTCTCTAATATAGTCCGAGATTAACGGTTTCTGACGGCAGCATGTGATTATTCAGCCCGGGAGATAGTTCGCATGATGTTAAGGGCAACTGGAGCAGGCTCCGGTCTATATCACTATACGTGTAGGGGATCCGAGTCCAAAGCCAATACCAGTGTGTGAATAAGTGATGTAGGTGTTAGAAAATAAAAGCTCACCTCTTTATCATAAGATAAAAATGTCATTCTTTGCGTccacatacatacatatatatatatgtgtgtgtgtgtgtgtgtgtgtgtgtgtgtgtgtgtgtgtgtgtgtgtgtgtatgctGTTGTTCGTTGCGGAGATACATCTGTTACACAGATCAAAAGGAATTGAACTCGAAAGCCACATCCATCAAAAATCACAGAAATGTATCAATCGGGCCTAGCTAGGGGCGTGTACGACTGCACAtattttcttttaaaaaaactGAATAATTGCACGGCCACGGATTAACTACCAACAAAGAAAAAGTGGATGGATCTGCTAATGATCCTCTCAACCTGCTGCAACGACAAATGTTGATGGAACTggaggtgggggtgggggcatgTATGTATCCCTTTCTTTCTCTATCATTGTACCGGTTCACTCAGTCCAAAATAACTGATGCctggctctctctctctctctctttttttttaatttttgaGCAGCAGTCCCTTCAGAAATGTCTAGATGTATAGACCATATGGAAATAAATTAGGGCACGTAGACTCCTCCAGGATGATATACTCCCACACATTCTCAAATCATTATTAGCTTTTGGACACTGATAACAATAATGCGTACAAAATTTTAGCTATTTTGTTGGAGGCCGTATGGATGCAATCTGATTCTGCCGAGGAGAGCCTTTTGTTTCTTGTTCCTAGATTTAGCTCCTTTTATTTAGTTggctttctcttttcctttccctaCTTTTCACCTGTATTTTTTTGCTACTGTTTTGCTCTATTTTTATTAATATATAACCAGTAGGGGCTTGCCCCTCCTGTTCACCTCAAAAAAATGACGTCATTTCCCCCCTCGTTTAGGATTTTTTTTTCATGAGACAGGCTAGGTTGAATGAAgggattttattttatttttatctaAAAAAGGAGAAATTATAGGTGCGATCGGGTCTCGATATGCTTGATCCCGAATCAAATAAACTAAACAGAATGCGAGCAACCATTATCCTCTTATAATGCTCGCTTTACACGTTGGACACTTCATGATCAATACTAGTGCTGGATGTAGTCTTCCTTTTGCAAAGTCCAAGCAGGAGGAGGATCATATCGATCTGATCCGAACGGAAACGGAAAAGGACCGAGCAGTCTGCTGCTGGGGGACAGTATCATGATAACCATCTCga
Protein-coding sequences here:
- the LOC112894148 gene encoding probable UDP-N-acetylglucosamine--peptide N-acetylglucosaminyltransferase SEC isoform X1, coding for MLSICGHGGGAVAAGEEQRAPYPLPPPHPRPQQLGAAIGALLLNPLQVDEGTRLEIAQQSYNAGDYRAALEQSNAVYMENPRRLENLLLLGAVYYQLREFDMCIVKNEEAVAIQPNFPECFNNMANAWREKGDIDRAIQYYKHAIQLRPTFADAFSNLANAYTRKGNLIEATKCCHQALALNPRLVDAYCSLGDVLKAQGSYRDAYSCFREAVSISPSCATAWYNIAGLFMQWGDFNKSVLYYKEAIKFKPAFYDAHMNLGSLYKAVGMCQDAIVCYQNAAQACPQNAIAYGNLGDAYYEQGQLGLAILSYRHATTCNPSYVEAYNNLGNALKGSGRCDEAIGCYQSCLALQPNHPRALTNLGNVYMERSMLDIAASHFMAALTVTTGLSAPYNNLATIYKQQGNYANAIACYNEALRVDPLAADGLVNRGNTLKEAGRVSEAIQDYLQAAAIRPTMAEAHANLAFAYKDTGLMELAIISYKQALQLRPDFPEVACNLLHTLQCVCDWDDREEKFIKVEGIIRQQIKMSLLPSVQPFHAMAFPIDPNLALEISKKYADHYSLVASRFGLPAFSHPSRAPIKTDDRTSRLRIGYVSSDFGNHPLSHLMGSVFGMHNEDIVEVFCYALSRDDGTEWRQRIKGEAEHFIDVSEMSSDMIAKVINEDKIQILINLNGYTKGARNEIFAMQPAPIQVSYMGFPATTGASYINYLITDEFVSPLKYSHIYSEKLVHLPHCYFVNDYKQKNQDVLDSVCPHKRADYGLPEDKFIFACFNQLYKMDPDIFNTWCNILKRVPNSVLWLLRFPAAGEMRLRAYAISKGVRADQIISTDVATKNEHIRRSALADLFLDTPLCNGHTTGTDVLWAGVPMITLPLEKMATRVAGSLCLATGVGEEMIVDSLKEYEERAVFLATNPSKLQTLTNRLKAVRMTCPLFDTARWVKNLDRAYLKMWDLHCSGRHPQHFKVVEE
- the LOC112895151 gene encoding cysteine proteinase inhibitor 4-like: MARRLLGACCVLLAAILLVAAAAASARADGESGIRQPSGEYRGRKVGARTEVRDVERDGEVQELGRFSVAEYNRRHVGGGERLEFGRVVAAQRQVVSGLKYYLRVAAAAENGGGERVFDAVVVVKPWLESRTLLRFAPAAPK
- the LOC112894148 gene encoding probable UDP-N-acetylglucosamine--peptide N-acetylglucosaminyltransferase SEC isoform X2; translated protein: MLSICGHGGGAVAAGEEQRAPYPLPPPHPRPQQLGAAIGALLLNPLQVDEGTRLEIAQQSYNAGDYRAALEQSNAVYMENPRRLENLLLLGAVYYQLREFDMCIVKNEEAVAIQPNFPECFNNMANAWREKGDIDRAIQYYKHAIQLRPTFADAFSNLANAYTRKGNLIEATKCCHQALALNPRLVDAYCSLGDVLKAQGSYRDAYSCFREAVSISPSCATAWYNIAGLFMQWGDFNKSVLYYKEAIKFKPAFYDAHMNLGSLYKAVGMCQDAIVCYQNAAQACPQNAIAYGNLGDAYYEQGQLGLAILSYRHATTCNPSYVEAYNNLGNALKGSGRCDEAIGCYQSCLALQPNHPRALTNLGNVYMERSMLDIAASHFMAALTVTTGLSAPYNNLATIYKQQGNYANAIACYNEALRVDPLAADGLVNRGNTLKEAGRVSEAIQDYLQAAAIRPTMAEAHANLAFAYKDTGLMELAIISYKQALQLRPDFPEVACNLLHTLQCVCDWDDREEKFIKMSLLPSVQPFHAMAFPIDPNLALEISKKYADHYSLVASRFGLPAFSHPSRAPIKTDDRTSRLRIGYVSSDFGNHPLSHLMGSVFGMHNEDIVEVFCYALSRDDGTEWRQRIKGEAEHFIDVSEMSSDMIAKVINEDKIQILINLNGYTKGARNEIFAMQPAPIQVSYMGFPATTGASYINYLITDEFVSPLKYSHIYSEKLVHLPHCYFVNDYKQKNQDVLDSVCPHKRADYGLPEDKFIFACFNQLYKMDPDIFNTWCNILKRVPNSVLWLLRFPAAGEMRLRAYAISKGVRADQIISTDVATKNEHIRRSALADLFLDTPLCNGHTTGTDVLWAGVPMITLPLEKMATRVAGSLCLATGVGEEMIVDSLKEYEERAVFLATNPSKLQTLTNRLKAVRMTCPLFDTARWVKNLDRAYLKMWDLHCSGRHPQHFKVVEE